TGTGGGCACCACTGCTGCACACACCAGCACGCGAGACAGTTAGGATTCCCCTCAGCAAAACGCTGCAGCATCAAATCTACATCAGAGCGAATTGTCTAGACTTCATCTGCTCtcagcagagaggaacagaCACTTCTGGGGCATCACTCCTCTCCTCCTAAGGTAGACTCCTAAATAGGTCACACAAATGGTGCCTTGGATGTGTGTTGGTTTCTCCCCTGCCTATAACATGATTCTGGACAATATGCTCAAAGGAGGGTGACCTCCACAGTCAGTGACCACCTTCCCTTGTGCTGCCAAacactgctggtggcagcaccAAAGGCTCCTTGAAAGCTGGTAGCCAGTTAAAAGGCAAGTACCTAACATCTATGAGGGTGGTTGGATGCATCTCCAACTCTGCTATATGCCCAGTATCCACCCTTTGTGTTTAGTTTgtgcttgtgttttgttttgtgcagGTGAGCCAAGGGAGCAAGCGGGGACAGCCAGACCCACAGAGGCACACGGAGATGGGGACCAGCATCGTGATgggcagcaaaaagaaaacgAGGAGATGTTCTATAAAAAGTGAGAGGAAGGCTTGTCTCTAAGCCAGAGGGACTCCTCCACACAGGCACCTAACTTCATGACTCCCTTCCCAAGATGCCAGAGACCTGGTGATGTGGGACCAGCCTCAGCCACCCAGGCCTTGGTAGTAGCCCCCGGCCGGTGGCTGCCGCATCCTGCGGGCACCGAGTTCCGCTTTCTCCACAGATGCTTCCCCCCTGTCTCCGAGCCATGAGGAGAAGGGAGTGTCACACAAAGCTGCCGAAGAAGCACTAGCCCACGTCTTCCTGGCCCCCATCCCACTCCCCACTTCCAGCAGACCAGGACCCCCTTCTCCACACCGCCCATCCAGATGGCAGGTCGCCGGTGGGCCGCCACGTCAGCCCTCTGCGTGTGTGTGGCAGCTGTCTCCCTCCTGCACACCACCGGGGTGCAGGCAGACTGCTGGCTCATTGAAGGGGACAAGGGCTTCGTCTGGTTGGCCATCTGCAGCCAAAACCAACCCCCTTATGAGTCCATCCCCCAGCAAATCAACAGCACCATTGTGGACTTGCGGCTGAATGACAACAAGATCAAGAGCGTGCAGTACGCCTCGCTCAGCCGCTTCGGCAACCTGACATACCTCAACCTGACAAAGAACGAGATCTCCTACATTGAGGACGGTGCCTTTTCGGGACAGTTCAACctccaggtgctgcagctgggtTACAACCGCCTGAGGAACCTCACCGAGGGCATCCTCCGAGGCCTGGGGAAGCTGGAGTACCTCTATCTCCAGGCCAACCTCATTGAGTCTGTCACCCCCAATGCCTTCTGGGAGTGCCCCAACATAGTGAACATTGACCTGTCCATGAACAGGATCCAGAGACTCGACAGCAACACTTTTCGGGGCCTAAACAAGCTCTCTGTCTGTGAACTCTACAGCAACCCCTTCTACTGCTCCTGTGAGCTCCTGGGCTTCCTGCAATGGCTGGAGGCTTTCACCAACATGACACGCACGTATGACCGGATGCAGTGCGACTCCCCACCCGACTACTCGGGCTACTACTTGTTAGGCCAAGGCCGGACTGGCTACCGCAATGCTCTGAGCATGCTCTCTTCCCTTTGCACCGGTGGCTCCTACACTGTGATCCCTCGTTTTATCCCTCCCAGGTACCAGGTGACCACAGCACCTTCTGAAAGCCCCTGCTCCGAGGAGGACTGCTCCTCTGGCGACGGCACGACCCCGCAGTTCTCCCTCTTCACGCCCATCGGTGAGACGGAGGTGCGCCCCAACATCCAGGTGAAGCACCTCAACCACAACTCGGCCGTCCTCACCGTGCAGATCCCCTACCCCTTCAGCAAGATGTACCTCCTCTCCCAGTTTGAAAACGGCTTCTCCTCCATGATCACCAAGctcaggaagaaggaggagaacaTCACCGTGAGCAACCTAGTAGCACAAAGGGACTACACCTACTGCGTAGTCTCTGTCCACCAAAACTTCAAGTACAACCACACCTGTGTCACCATCACACCCACCAAGCCGAACCGCAAGGAGCCGGTGCCCACCCCTTCCACTGCCACTCATTATATCATGACAATCCTGGGCTGTCTTTTTGGCATGGTGATTGTCCTGGGTGTTGTGTACTACTGTCTCCGGAGGAGGCgccagcaggaggagaagcacAAAAAGGCTGCTGGCAGCATGAAGAAGACCATCATCGAGCTGAAATATGGACCAGAAATGGAAAccaccagcatcacccagcTGTCCCAGGGACAGATGCTGGGTGGGGAGACAGTGACCCGCATCCCCTATCTGCCTTCTGCTGGAGAGGTTGAGCAGTACAAGCTGATCGACAGCAGCGAGACCCCCAAGGGCACCAAGGGCAACTACATGGAGGTGAGGACGGGTGAGCAACCGGAGAGGCGAGACTGTGAGCTGTCCCTGCCACCAGACACCCAGAGTTCCGTGGCCGAGATCTCCACCATTGCCAAGGAAGTGGACAAGGTGAACCAGATCATCAACAACTGCATCGATGCCTTGAAATCCGAGTCCACCTCCTTCCAAGGAGTGAAATCGGGGGCGGTCTCCACGGTGGAGCCCCAGCTGGTGCTCCTATCAGAGCAGATCCCCAGCAAGCACGGATTCCTCTCCCCAGTCTACAAGGAAAGCTACAACCACCCTCTCCAGCGGCACCACAGCATGGAGACGGCCCCTAAACGTTCCAGCACCTCTTCCAGCGGCTCCATACGGAGCCCCAGGTCCTACCGCTCCGAGGGATCGGGACACAAATCAGAAGCCAAATACATCGAGAAGACGTCCCCCACCACTGACACCATCCTCACTGTGACACCGGCCGCGGCCATCCTGCGGGCAGAGGCGGAGAAGATCCGTCAGTACAGCGAGCACCGGCACTCCTACCCCGGCTCACACCAAGGGGAGCAGCACGACAGCATGGCGGGACGGAAGCCCTCCATCCTGGAGCCTCTGACACGTCCTCGCCCCAGAGACCTGGCTTATTCCCAGCTCTCTCCTCAGTATCACAACCTGAGCTACACCTCCAGCCCAGAGTACACCTGCAAACCCTCGCACAGCATCTGGGAGCGCTTCAAACTCAACCGCAAGAGGCACAAAGACGAGGAGGAGTACATGGCAGCCGGCCATGCCCTACGCAAAAAGGTCCAGTTTGCCAAAGACGAGGATCTTCACGACATCTTAGACTACTGGAAGGGCGTCTCTGCCCAGCAAAAGTCCTGAGTCCTCACACAACTCGTGACTTAACACACTAACTGGACCAAAAGAAACCTGCAGCAGCTATTTTTATTCAGACTgtctttgaaacaaaataaaatatatattaaaaataataataaaaaaatcaataaaaagagagaacaaattatggaaaaaaaaatctataaatattctatataatatataaagtGAGATATTAAAATGTCCTCACGCTGGTGAGACACGCACCAAATTCGAACACAAACTTTACAAACAAACGGACTgtggagtgaaaaaaaagttttgtttcattttgatttttttaaaaaaaataagaaaaagaaaaaaatgaatataaaaaGAAAGTGAGAGAGCGGGCAGAGAGCTGAGGTCTGGCGTTTCCCAATATTGCATTGCATGAGTCCCTATTCCGTGATTTTGTGGATTCTTTGTGAACAGTTTgtgttcttccttccttcccttccaaaatcaacagcaacaaaaacagcaacacaaaccaaaaagagACCAGAAGGAGATCCATCCTTTGGGCTGTTTTTGCAAACGGAGTCTTCCAGTCTAGACTTTTACCCGGTTGAAGGCCCGTTCACATTTTCACTCACTGAGAGGTTTTACCACACATTGCATTGTAAACCCAAGTCATTAATTGTACAGAGAAAATTTCTATATTTGCAATGTTTGCTGTATAATGAGAGAGAGgataaaaaacccccaacaataCTAcatctactaaaaaaaaaaatatatatatatatattcaccTGTTTGTACCAGGTTTTAATCATGGATTTTAGAGAAAGAGATGGAGTTTGATTTCAAGGACTTCTTTGTTGGTTGATTGGTGGCTGGCTGGTGGGATATTTCTGAAGGGGAAGAGGGTTCAGGTTTGTAAGTGCTTAGTTTTGATTTCTCCCCACAAGTCTTTGTGTCCACATTCTTATCACTTCCAAgtacactgagaaaaaaagcatatcCCCAGAATAACATAATGCCTCACCTGACTGCAGGTAGGAGACCATCACCACCAGGAACAGGGGAGGGGATGAGATGTGAAGGGCTCTTGGTTGAACAGGTACCACCAACCAATGCAGTTTctcctgaaaaattaaaaggtatGGGTCTCTCCTCATAAACAGTTGTAGCTGGAGAGCAGTGGTCCTTGGGGCCAAGGGTGAGGGGTGGGTCATCCCCTTACCCTTCAGGATGAGGAGCTAGCAATGGGTTAGAGAAGCAAGAGAAGCTCTCCAGAGAAGGTCATCACTGAGGGGTGTTTTTGCTGAAGATGACAATAAGCATTTACAGCTTGCCCATGTTGAGAGCCATTACAGTAGCTGCAGGGGTCCTGCCCCTCACTTCTGGGACTCTACCACCCCACAGACAGCCCAAATGTAGCTGCAGCCTCAGGCAGGGAGTGCAGCTCTTCCTGCCTGCAGACCCATTTCACATGAGTGGCTTTGGAGATGGACACCCTGGGAAACCTCTGAACAGCCCTTGGGATTCCCAAGACTGGGAGGGACAGCTGTGTGTTCATGTTTTGTGTCCACCCAAGCAGCCACCTGCCCTTCAACCATTACTCTCCAGTATTTGTCCAAGACTCAATAGTTTTTTTTTGCcccatttaaaaatactctaaaaTACTCACAGTGATATCCTTGATGCCCCACTCATGGtgtcaggaggaggagaaggaaggcaCTGAGGCTGTGAAGGTAACTCCAGGCCATGCTGGTGGCCAAAGGACATGGGTTATCCTCAATTGGCTCCAGCTGAGTCACAAGTCCCCACATCTCACCCCATGACTGACATAAAGTAGGGCCCACACAAGGGTTGGGGGGCTTCTCTGGTCCCCCAATGAGTGTGTGGGTGCCCAATGGGCCAGCCCAGTGAGGTGAAAATCTCCCCAAATGAAGCCCTTTGGGGCCCTGATGCTTGCCAGTTTTTCCCTTTCATGCTGCTCACAAGTCTCTTTGGATGGGCATCCTGAGTCCTGATGGATGAGCACTAGGGCCCAGGAGCAAACCATATCCCATCCGGttatttcaatatttcaaaGCCTTTTTGACAGGTATTCTTGTGGAAGGTTATGTTTGTTCAGAAAGGAGCTGAGTGAGGAAGACACGGAGCAGGCTGGGTGCATGGGTTCATTCTCCACGGTTCTCTGTGTCGACAACAATCCATTAGCAGGGCTTCAGAATAAAAGGCAGACAATTTCCCCAGGAACATATTCACCCTGCATGAGCACAGGCACattcctccacctcctccagctgtCCCAgatcctgcctgcagcacacagcttcccaggacagggagcaggaccTGGAAAAGGGAGCTAAGGATCACCCTCCTTGTGTTTGGTGACATCATGGCAGGTCCTTCCCCAAATCCCAGCTCTAGCACCTGGACCAAAGCAAACCCTTTGGCCAAACTCGCTTTCCCTTGCAAACCCTGAGTGCCTGCTGGAGAAACAGGAAGCAAGGATGGATGGGGGAAATGGTGGCAGGGCCTCCTGGCATTTTTTCACAGTCTCAGGGGATTCCTCAGTGAGAGGCTGGGATGGTCAAGGGAGGTGGAACTTTATGAGTTTATTTGGGGTCAGATATTCCAGCAATGGCAGTGAATGATAAACACCAAAAGGCCTTCCTCAGTCACTGCACCCACCAAGACCAGTCTCACCAGTTTGTAAATGATATCATGACCATCTCCagggcagccaggagcaggacaTAACACCttgcagaggaggcagcagcacagcagcagtgagTTCATCTCTGTACCTGGGGGGAGTCAGTTTGCTTCCTTGTGGCTTTGAGGGTGTAGGCTGGCTGGGGAGGCTCAATGAATTAATTGCCTGTCTGGGAAGCCTGTTTAGCTCCTAGAATAAAAGCTGCTGTAGAAATGCAAAGTTGCTAGTGGCAGAAAACAGCAGGGGCAAATGAAATCAAAGCCCAGTTCAGTTTTCACATCAGGATTTCAGTGGTCATAAACCAACAGAGATGGGCACAGGAGAGGTgacacagcaccaccagcttTTCTAAATTAAATACTTCCCAGATGCAAATTCTCTgctgttggaaaaaaagagggttAGAAAAGGTCTAGGCCCCTCCATAACAATGCAGATGCAGCATCCTGTACTCCAGAGTTGGTGGGGCCTCATCAGGGGCCTCAGAGAGCTCCAAATGGTTCTCCcacctccagccctcctgcagcagcctgagCTCCACCTCTGGAGAGAGTCaacaaagggaaggaaaaaagaaagagaaggagagggatGAAAGGCAGGAAGAGGTGTGTGATGCAGTGGCAGGGGAAGGTAAAGAGACAGGCATGGGACAGGCAGCAGCCCCCCAAGAGAGGCCAGCAAAGATGctgagaaaagcttttctgagagaatttttttttttcaagagagaGCAGTTGTTTCCCTGCAGcgatgaaacagagaaaaggaacagaggGACCCATCAATGCTTCTGCCCTGCACAGCTCCAAAAAGTTTCCTCACTGGCTGAGGTTGCAGGGAGCTGTGTCTGCTCCTGGAGAGCTGCCCCAtcactgctgtcacctccctCTGCAGGACGCTCCTGTTAAGCCTCAAGGGAATGAGTCCTCAGGGCCCCTGGGCTGCCAGCCAGGCATGAGATGTGTatgtggggacaggggacacagaTCCAAACCCATTCTGGAAAGACTTTTCCTGTCACAAGCACCAGCCATGGAGCTGGAAGGATGCTGACAAAGGCAATGCATTACAGGACAGCGTCCTTGGACACAGGGATGTATTGGAGGTGTTACTCCCACCCCCAGTCTGGCACCTGAGTCTTTTGGTGACCTCACCCCAGTCTGCCAGGCAAGCAGCTGCAGATCCCATGGGAGGGCATCTGCAAGGATGCATGGGGTCCCTAAGGGAAGAAGGAGCTCCCAGTTTGCCACCCAGGCCATAACAACAGCCAGACTGGGCTGACTGTACTCAAATCAAACCAGCGGTGGGACCTTCCCCAAGGCTGCAAGCACCACTGGAGCCATTTCCATTCCATTGCTTCTTATGGGTCAGCCCATGTACCCTCACCTGGGTGATGCCAGGGCCACTGGAGAGCCAAGGGCCCTGGGCACAagctccagcagcccagccacctcctgcacCTACACACTCCCTCACTTCCAGCAACTCCAGCTAATCCTCCTCCCAGGGCTCCCCTCTGCCTTGCTCCTAGATCAGCCCTTCCTTGAGTGGTGTCCTTGAGTAAACCAACAACTCCATTGCCCAGGACCCCCAGACTCATCACCACGGTGGACGTGGCTCTGCAGAactcaggagctgcagcatctcctggctgcagcctggctcCTGTCGTGCTCCAGAGCAATAAATCACCTCGActgcaggagagggggagagccagggagggggACAGTGTGGGAGGAGGCGACACAAAATCCTTTGGGCAAGGAGGGGTCCatggggggatggaggagtgGGGAGGGGTGTGCTGAGGCCGTGCTGGACCAGCCCCAAGAGCAGCAGATCCATGAGGGTGATGGAAGTCAGCACGCACTGCCTTGGGCTATTTTTAGCACCGCCGGCAGAGCAGGAATTTGGGAGCCCAAGTCAGATGCAAGTCTGCATCCGTGAGTGCTCCTCATGGAGCTGCCCGGGTGCAGCATCACCCTCCCTGCCCGATTCGGGACCAGCTCACCTTGGCTTCAACTCCTTTTGGATCCGCACCGCGTCCCTTTCCTCCCGGCGGGGACAATGCCAGGAGCACGTGGATGGTCATGGTCACAAGATGGAga
The sequence above is a segment of the Heliangelus exortis chromosome 17, bHelExo1.hap1, whole genome shotgun sequence genome. Coding sequences within it:
- the ELFN1 gene encoding protein ELFN1, coding for MAGRRWAATSALCVCVAAVSLLHTTGVQADCWLIEGDKGFVWLAICSQNQPPYESIPQQINSTIVDLRLNDNKIKSVQYASLSRFGNLTYLNLTKNEISYIEDGAFSGQFNLQVLQLGYNRLRNLTEGILRGLGKLEYLYLQANLIESVTPNAFWECPNIVNIDLSMNRIQRLDSNTFRGLNKLSVCELYSNPFYCSCELLGFLQWLEAFTNMTRTYDRMQCDSPPDYSGYYLLGQGRTGYRNALSMLSSLCTGGSYTVIPRFIPPRYQVTTAPSESPCSEEDCSSGDGTTPQFSLFTPIGETEVRPNIQVKHLNHNSAVLTVQIPYPFSKMYLLSQFENGFSSMITKLRKKEENITVSNLVAQRDYTYCVVSVHQNFKYNHTCVTITPTKPNRKEPVPTPSTATHYIMTILGCLFGMVIVLGVVYYCLRRRRQQEEKHKKAAGSMKKTIIELKYGPEMETTSITQLSQGQMLGGETVTRIPYLPSAGEVEQYKLIDSSETPKGTKGNYMEVRTGEQPERRDCELSLPPDTQSSVAEISTIAKEVDKVNQIINNCIDALKSESTSFQGVKSGAVSTVEPQLVLLSEQIPSKHGFLSPVYKESYNHPLQRHHSMETAPKRSSTSSSGSIRSPRSYRSEGSGHKSEAKYIEKTSPTTDTILTVTPAAAILRAEAEKIRQYSEHRHSYPGSHQGEQHDSMAGRKPSILEPLTRPRPRDLAYSQLSPQYHNLSYTSSPEYTCKPSHSIWERFKLNRKRHKDEEEYMAAGHALRKKVQFAKDEDLHDILDYWKGVSAQQKS